GCTGGGGCTGGGCCTGGTGTTCAGCCTGCTGCTCCCGGTGGATGACCTGTCGCTGGGGCTGCTGTCGGCGTATTTCCCGGGGGCACTCGACTCGCGCATTGCCTGGCGGCTGTTCTCGCTGGCGGGCGCGCTGCTGGCGGCGGGGCTGGGAGCGGGACTGATCTGGGGAGCGGGCGCAGCCTACCAGTGGGCGCGCGGCCGCGAGGGCATGGGCTTCGGCGACGTGAAGCTCATGGGCATGGTGGGGGCCTTCCTGGGCATCAAGCTGACGCTGTTCACGCTGCTGGGAGCTTCGGTGGTGGGCTCGCTGTTCGGGCTGGTCACCGTGCTGGTCGTTTGGCTGCGGCGCACGCGCCGCCGCCAAACCAAGCACCGTGAGGACCCGGCCGCTTCCCGCCGCCGCGCCTGGAAGTCCGCCCTGGTCTTCTACCATGGCTACGAGGTCCCCTTCGGAATCTTCCTGGGCGGGATGGCGGTGGTGGCCGCCATCGCGGGCAACGCCGCCGTGAATTGGTATCTGGGGATGCTGCTGTGAAGCTGCTGGCCAATCCGCTGGTGATGAAGATGCTCCTCGTCCTGCTGCTGGCGGCGGCGGCCCTGGTGGCGGCAGCGCTGCTGATGCGCTATCTGCGGCGCAGCCTCCGCGAGGAGGGCGAAGTGGAGGAGAGCGGCCCGCCGGTGGAGGGCGCCGCCTTCGAGGCGGCCGCCTACCGGGCGGTGATCCAGCGGCTCAAAGAGCAGGAGCGGGAGGTGGAGCGGCTGCACCGCATCGAGCGGCAGCGCGCCGCCAAGAGTGAGAACGTCAGCGAGGCCGTGATCTCCAACCTGACCAGCGGGGTGGTGCTCTTCGATTCTGCGGGACTGGT
This genomic interval from Terriglobales bacterium contains the following:
- a CDS encoding prepilin peptidase; the protein is RFYDNVPVVSWVVLGGRCRRCHAPITPRYLVVEVLTALLFLACYARFGTTWPTLKFCVFCFLLLGLIFTDAETKLLPDGLTLSGLGLGLVFSLLLPVDDLSLGLLSAYFPGALDSRIAWRLFSLAGALLAAGLGAGLIWGAGAAYQWARGREGMGFGDVKLMGMVGAFLGIKLTLFTLLGASVVGSLFGLVTVLVVWLRRTRRRQTKHREDPAASRRRAWKSALVFYHGYEVPFGIFLGGMAVVAAIAGNAAVNWYLGMLL